One Vicia villosa cultivar HV-30 ecotype Madison, WI linkage group LG5, Vvil1.0, whole genome shotgun sequence genomic window, ataagctatttgAGGAACCACTTTAATTATGTTTGTTTGTGTGGTGTTAATAAACGTTATTCGGTTTCGATCAAGCTATATTTGAGGTTGGTTGTGTGTCTGCAATTTTTCAGGCAAATGCGGCGTCAGGTATGGCAGTCCATGATGACTGCAAGTTGAGGTTTATGGAGCTCAAGGCGAAAAGGACACACAGGTTTGTAGTTTACAAGATTGAGGAGGCTCAGAAACAAGTTGTTGTGGAGAAGCTTGGTGAGCCCTCCCAAGGCTATGAAGATTTCGCTGCTTTTTTACCTGCTGATGAGTGTCGCTATGCTGTTTATGATTTTGAGTTTATCACTGAAGGCAATGTCCCCAAGAGCAGGATTTTCTTCATTGCATGGTGATGTTCTGTTTAGGTTCTTCCTGTTATTTTTGTAGCTTTGGTATTTTGATTATTATCTAAACATGTTGGTTTCTTTTGAAGGTCTCCTGACACGGCAAGGGTTAGAAGCAAGATGATTTACGCAAGCTCCAAGGATAGATTCAAGAGAGAGCTTGATGGTATTCAGATTGAGTTGCAGGCAACTGACCCTACTGAGATTGGTCTTGATGTGTTCAAAAGCCGTGCCAACTAAATGATCTTCAAGAGGGGCGGCCTTTGTACCGGGGTGAGCCCCTTAATGCTTTGTTACTTTTATTGAAATTTCTAGTTTGTGGAATGGTCATAATATCTGATGATTTGTGATTTATGCCTCCTCTATGTTGGAGTGGCATTTTAGTCTTATGCTTATCTATCAGTTGAATTTGTAACTGTTTTGTGTGATGAAACAAAAATTGGGGTCCTGTTTTACTTAAAAAGGCTATTATATCCTTTTTTTTGTATGGATAGGATAAGAAAAGAAATCCCATCTATTACTTACAACATTTATTCTTTTGTTTGGTGTTTATGAGATCCTATTATATTGGTTGATTATTATTCTTGAAAGTTTTACAAGTCTAATAGTTAGAGAACTTGTAGCTCTTGTGAAAGATTGTTTTGCATCATTTCTTTTGCTTTTAATTATTGGAGGATGTTATGTGAATTCAAAGGCATTGAGggtatgtttgggagtttggttTTAGAGCGGAGAACTATGGAAGACTAATTCTGTATTTTGCTATATActtgagatatttttaaaaattaaaagaataacaTGATAAACGATcctataatatttttaatcacacttaattcatttttaaaaacattttatagctttcttaatttaaaaaagaaaatacgtCCTCTCTTAACCTCCAAAATCCTCCATCCAAACACACCTTAATAGTCTTCAATTTTCACTGCCAATTACAATGTAGGGGGATTTGTAGCCAAGCTTTATAATATGCCCATTTTTACCATAAAAGGAAAGGTGAAATGTACTTTCATAAATTTATCTAAATTTGATTTGGCCTATATCTGGTTGAGGATAGTTCAACTCTGCCCTTCCCTAGCCATACAACTCTTATATAATCTCAAA contains:
- the LOC131603342 gene encoding actin-depolymerizing factor 3; this translates as MANAASGMAVHDDCKLRFMELKAKRTHRFVVYKIEEAQKQVVVEKLGEPSQGYEDFAAFLPADECRYAVYDFEFITEGNVPKSRIFFIAWSPDTARVRSKMIYASSKDRFKRELDGIQIELQATDPTEIGLDVFKSRAN